One Glycine max cultivar Williams 82 chromosome 3, Glycine_max_v4.0, whole genome shotgun sequence DNA window includes the following coding sequences:
- the LOC100785774 gene encoding uncharacterized protein, with the protein MKPIDDKQETVTIRAVSHDEEGRKRVEKIELNTHNIHTIKYVEKKLINKGVQRKDRHPADGIRIGRPPPKSGHGGKFTWEGPASVEDNELMTEPAAMDEGDPNYLDWEERGEETSELVVGEVEVAKVAEEHDGVARVEVDPRLRVIMSDLC; encoded by the coding sequence ATGAAGCCCATTGACGATAAACAAGAGACAGTGACGATCAGAGCGGTGAGCCACGACGAGGAAGGGAGAAAGAGGGTGGAAAAAATAGAGCTCAACACTCACAACATCCACACTATAAAGTACGTCGAGAAGAAGCTCATCAACAAGGGTGTGCAGCGCAAGGACCGCCACCCAGCCGACGGCATCAGAATCGGCCGGCCACCGCCAAAGTCCGGCCACGGCGGCAAATTCACGTGGGAGGGCCCGGCTAGCGTGGAGGATAACGAGCTCATGACGGAGCCGGCGGCCATGGACGAAGGAGACCCCAACTACTTGGACTGGGAAGAGAGAGGAGAAGAGACGTCGGAGTTGGTCGTTGGGGAGGTTGAAGTGGCCAAGGTTGCTGAGGAACACGATGGGGTTGCTAGAGTTGAAGTTGATCCTCGCTTGCGTGTTATCATGTCTGATCTATGTTAA
- the LOC100809482 gene encoding protein PSK SIMULATOR 1, with amino-acid sequence MGGETMNGSWFSVLWPVSRKSASDNKAVVGVLALEVAGLMLKVVNLWQSLSDAEVLSLREGIVNSVGVKTLVSDDDDYLMELALNEILDNFQSLARSVARLGKKCVDPVYHQFEHFVHNPAQNYFQWSEWEYRWKKMERKVKKMEKFVSAMTQFCQEVEVLAEVEQTFRRMQANPDLHKVKFLEFQKKVMLHRQEVRNLRDMSPWSRSYDYVVRLLARSLFTILERIILVFAINQPPTVQEQNDYQHMNANNLLRSHSFSVMHSSVHPSENDLYGFNSGPVGGRPVSKSGFLVDKGRRKKKQQQALHEPALFRKNLHSESKQLGHIVAFKGCMSAANNSPVIQSCMQTNGGSMRLTDCQLKSFDKMKTVDKLSLSNRIRIYSKLSIKNWLKPVSLTLGDAALALHYANMIVLIERMLSSPHLVDLAARDDLYNMLPTTVTTALRAKLKCHAKSKSSSNAHDANPAAEWSPVLAQILEWLAPLAHNMLSWHSERNFEKEHSVFNANVLLVQTLYFANQAKTEAAIIDLLVGLNYVCRIDTKVGTRDTLDCVSTRSFNGVHLRKNGMYTEFL; translated from the coding sequence ATGGGGGGTGAAACAATGAACGGGTCATGGTTCAGTGTTTTGTGGCCAGTCTCTCGCAAGAGTGCATCAGATAACAAGGCAGTAGTTGGAGTTTTGGCATTAGAAGTTGCAGGGTTGATGTTGAAGGTGGTTAATTTATGGCAATCTTTGAGTGATGCGGAGGTATTGAGCCTGAGGGAGGGGATAGTGAACTCAGTTGGAGTTAAAACACTGGTgtctgatgatgatgattactTGATGGAACTTGCATTGAACGAGATACTtgataactttcaatctctGGCACGGTCTGTGGCTAGGTTGGGTAAGAAGTGTGTGGATCCAGTTTATCATCAATTTGAACATTTTGTTCATAACCCGGCTCAGAATTATTTCCAATGGTCTGAGTGGGAGTATAGGTGGAAAAAGATGGAGAGGAAagtgaagaaaatggaaaaatttGTTTCCGCTATGACACAGTTTTGTCAAGAGGTTGAGGTGCTAGCAGAGGTTGAACAGACTTTCAGGAGAATGCAGGCAAATCCAGACTTGCATAAGGTGAAATTCCTCGAGTTTCAGAAGAAGGTCATGTTGCATCGCCAGGAGGTAAGGAATCTGAGAGACATGTCTCCATGGAGTAGAAGTTATGATTATGTTGTCCGGTTGTTGGCGAGATCGCTATTTACAATCCTGGAGAGGATCATACTTGTCTTTGCAATTAATCAACCACCAACCGTTCAAGAACAAAATGATTATCAGCATATGAATGCTAACAATCTTCTACGAAGTCATTCCTTTTCTGTTATGCATTCTTCTGTTCATCCTTCAGAGAATGATCTCTATGGCTTCAATTCAGGACCTGTTGGGGGGAGGCCAGTATCAAAATCAGGTTTTTTAGTTGACAAgggcagaagaaaaaagaaacagcaGCAAGCTCTTCACGAACCAGCTTTATTCAGAAAGAACCTGCATTCAGAAAGCAAACAGTTAGGACATATTGTGGCCTTCAAAGGCTGTATGTCTGCTGCAAACAATTCTCCTGTCATACAGAGCTGTATGCAGACTAATGGTGGCTCCATGAGGTTAACTGATTGTCAATTGAAATCTTTtgataaaatgaaaacagtgGATAAGTTATCTCTCTCCAACAGAATTAGGATATACTCTAAATTATCCATAAAAAACTGGTTAAAGCCAGTTTCACTTACCCTTGGTGATGCAGCTCTAGCCCTACATTATGCAAATATGATTGTATTGATTGAGAGGATGTTGTCATCACCTCACCTGGTTGATCTTGCAGCAAGAGATGATCTGTACAATATGCTTCCAACTACTGTAACAACTGCTTTAAGGGCTAAGCTTAAGTGCCATGCGAAAAGTAAATCATCCTCCAATGCTCATGATGCAAACCCTGCTGCTGAATGGAGTCCGGTGCTTGCACAGATATTAGAATGGTTGGCTCCTCTAGCACATAACATGCTAAGCTGGCATTCTGAGAGAAATTTTGAGAAGGAGCACTCAGTTTTCAACGCAAATGTTTTACTTGTCCAAACTCTTTACTTTGCAAATCAAGCCAAAACTGAGGCCGCGATAATTGATCTTCTTGTAGGTCTCAACTATGTGTGCAGGATTGATACAAAAGTTGGCACAAGAGATACACTGGATTGTGTTAGTACTAGATCTTTTAATGGTGTTCATTTGAGAAAGAATGGAATGTACACTGAATTTTTATAG
- the LOC100785241 gene encoding cytochrome P450 76A2, with protein MAWTSEHPSLFLLLLSLSLPLFLFLLRRRNSKTSSSNHRLPPGPPGWPVFGNMFQLGDMPHRTLTNLRDKFGPVVWLKIGAMNTMAILSAEAATVFFKHHDHAFADRTITEIMRVHNYDKSSLALAPYGPYWRLMRRLVTVDMLVSKRINDTASIRRKCVNDMINWVAKEASKSEHGRGVHVSRFVFLMTFNLFGNLMLSRDLFDPESEDGSEFFSAMMGLMEWTGHANVTDLFPWLSWLDPQGLRRKMDRDMGKALGIASRFVKQRLEQQLHRGTNKSRDFLDVLIDFQSTNSQEALNVSDKDLNIFILEMFLAGSETTSSTIEWAMTELLCNRECLLKVKRELSWVVGCGREVEESDIDKLPYLQGVVKETLRLHPPIPLLVPRKATEDTEFMGYYIPKDTQVFVNAWAIGRDPSAWDEPLVFKPERFSENNNIDYKGHHFEFIPFGAGRRMCAGVPLAHRVLHLVLGSLLHRFDWELDCHVTPSTMDMRDKLGITMRKFQPLLAVPKLIVSSS; from the exons atggCGTGGACTTCAGAACATCCTTCACTCTTTCTCCTACTCCTGTCTCTGTCTCTccccctcttcctcttcctcctccgcCGCCGCAACAGCAAAACCTCATCCTCAAACCATCGTCTTCCGCCGGGACCACCGGGCTGGCCAGTCTTCGGAAACATGTTCCAGCTCGGAGACATGCCTCACCGCACCCTCACCAATCTAAGGGACAAGTTCGGCCCCGTGGTGTGGCTCAAAATCGGCGCCATGAACACCATGGCGATTCTCTCCGCCGAAGCCGCCACCGTGTTCTTCAAGCACCACGACCACGCCTTCGCGGACCGAACCATAACCGAAATCATGCGTGTCCACAACTACGACAAGTCATCCCTGGCCCTCGCCCCTTATGGCCCTTACTGGCGCCTCATGCGGCGCCTCGTGACCGTGGACATGCTCGTTTCAAAACGCATAAACGACACCGCATCCATCCGTCGGAAATGCGTAAACGACATGATCAACTGGGTGGCGAAAGAAGCGAGCAAGTCAGAACATGGTCGTGGGGTCCACGTGTCGCGTTTTGTTTTCCTGATGACGTTTAACTTGTTCGGGAACCTGATGCTGTCACGGGACTTGTTTGACCCGGAATCCGAAGACGGGTCGGAGTTTTTCAGCGCGATGATGGGGCTGATGGAGTGGACGGGGCACGCTAACGTGACCGACCTGTTTCCGTGGCTGAGTTGGCTGGATCCGCAGGGACTGAGGAGGAAGATGGACAGGGACATGGGGAAGGCGCTGGGAATCGCGTCCAGGTTCGTGAAACAGCGTTTGGAACAGCAGCTGCACCGTGGCACCAACAAGTCAAGGGACTTCTTGGATGTCTTGATTGACTTTCAAAGCACCAACAGTCAAGAAGCACTCAACGTTTCAGATAAAGATCTCAACATTTTCATATTG GAAATGTTCTTGGCTGGGTCAGAAACAACGAGCAGCACAATAGAGTGGGCCATGACGGAGCTTCTGTGCAACCGGGAGTGTCTGTTGAAGGTGAAAAGGGAGCTGAGTTGGGTGGTTGGGTGCGGAAGAGAAGTTGAAGAGAGCGACATAGACAAGCTTCCGTACCTGCAAGGTGTGGTTAAGGAAACACTTCGCTTACATCCTCCGATTCCGTTGCTTGTCCCTCGCAAGGCCACGGAGGACACAGAGTTCATGGGATATTACATACCCAAAGACACGCAGGTTTTCGTGAACGCGTGGGCGATTGGGAGAGACCCCAGCGCCTGGGATGAACCATTGGTCTTCAAGCCCGAGCGATTTTCTGagaataataatattgattacAAGGGGCACCACTTCGAGTTTATTCCGTTCGGGGCTGGAAGAAGAATGTGTGCGGGTGTGCCTTTGGCGCATAGAGTGCTTCACTTGGTGCTGGGATCATTGCTTCACCGTTTCGATTGGGAACTTGACTGCCACGTCACGCCCTCCACCATGGACATGAGGGACAAGCTCGGCATAACCATGCGAAAGTTTCAGCCCTTGCTCGCCGTCCCAAAATTAATTGTCTCTTCCTCCTGA